The Alphaproteobacteria bacterium genomic interval GATTCGCATGGCCGGAGATGCACCATTGCGCCGGCGTCTGGGCCTGGCCGCGCGCCAGCGTGTGCTGGACCGTTTCTCCGACCGCCATGTGGAGGACGCCACCGCTGGCCTGTATCGCGCGCTGATGCCATGACCTCCGCCGCCGACGGTTCTGCGTCCGTGCTGGTGACCGGCGCCACCGGCTTCATCGGCCGCGCCCTGCTTCCTCATCTCGCGGCGCGTGGCTGGCGGGTCGTCGCCGGCGTGCGTCAGCCCCGTGCCCCGGCCATACCGGGAGCGGCAGAGACGCGCGTGGTCGGTGACATGGCCGATCCCCGGTTCGACCCGGGCCCGGCGCTTGGCGGTATTGGCGCCGTCGTTCACCTGGCCGGCCTGGCCCATCGCCCGAGTGACGGCGACGAGGCGCTTTGGCGGCGGGTCAATACGGACGCCACGGCGCGGCTGGCTGAGGCTGCCGGCGCGGCCGGCGTTCGCCGCTTTATCTTCATCAGTACTGCGCGGGTGCTCGGCCGGTCCGTGCCGGCCGGGCGCATCCTGGACCACAAGGCACCGGTGCATCCGGCCGATGCCTATGCCCGCTCCAAGGCAGCGGCCGAAGCAGCCCTGCATCAACTGCACGAAGCAGGCGCGAAAGGCCCTGACGAAATCGTCCCCCCTGAAATCGTCATTCTGCGGCCACCGCTGGTCTATGGTCCGGGGGTCGGCGCCAACATGGCTCGTCTCGTGGCGGCGGTGGATCGTGGCTGGCCCTTGCCCTTCGCGACGCTTGCCAATCGGTTCAGCCTGATCGGCCTGACCAACCTGTGTGACGCCATCACCGCGGCGCTGAGCGCACCTGGCGCCGCCAATCGCACCATGCTGGTCGCCGACAAACACCCGGTTTCACCGCCGGCGCTGATCCGTGCGGTGGCCTGCGCCCTGCAGCGCCCCTGTCGTCTGTGGCCATGCCCGTCTGGTGTGCTGCGTCTGGCGGCGGTGGTGGCCGGCCGTTCCGCGGCCATGGCCGGGCTTACCGGCTCCTTCGTGCTCGATACCGCCGCGGCGCAAGAACACCTGGCCTGGACTGCGGAGCGATCCCTCGATGAAGAGCTGACCGACCTGGCGGCGTGGTGGCGGGCTGGCCGACCTCAGGCCTGAGACGGATGGCCGCGCAGAACAAGCAGGGTCGCCACTACCACAATCGCGCCACCGGCCAGGGCCAGCCATGGCGCCCGCAGCGAGACAATGGCCAGCGCCACCAGCGCGCCGTTGCACAACGTGATCAGGCCCACCGTGCGGCCATGTGACCAGCTGCGGATCACCGCTTGCTGATAGAAGTGACTGCGGTGGGCACGCCATACCGCTTCGCCGCGCAGCAACCGACGCAGCAGGGTCACCCCGGAGTCCGCCAGATAATATGCCGGCAGCAGCAGCGCCGCCGGCCACGCACCGGACTGAGCCAGGCTTAGCAACAGCCAACCCACCAGTAGCCCCAGAGGAACGCTGCCCACATCACCGATGAACAATCGCGCCGGCGGCCAGTTCCACAACACGAACCCGCCAGCCGCCGCCGCCAGAATGAGGCCGGGCCCGGCCAGGACAGCGGCGTCCTCCGGTAATCGCAGGCTCATGGATTCGCCGGCTACGGCAACCGCAAGCGCCAGCGCTGCAACCCCCAGGCCGATGGCCATGGTCTCCACCGCGGTGATCGCGTCAATGCCATCCATGAAGTTGTACAAATTGACGAACCACAGCCACACCAGGCCGGCGGCGATGGCGTCAGGCAGCGGCGGCAGCAGACCCTGAAAGACCGGCGCCGGTGACAGGGTCCACACACCCACCGCTACCGCCACCACCTGTGCCGCCAGACGCAGACCGACCGGCACGT includes:
- a CDS encoding NAD-dependent epimerase/dehydratase family protein, which encodes MTSAADGSASVLVTGATGFIGRALLPHLAARGWRVVAGVRQPRAPAIPGAAETRVVGDMADPRFDPGPALGGIGAVVHLAGLAHRPSDGDEALWRRVNTDATARLAEAAGAAGVRRFIFISTARVLGRSVPAGRILDHKAPVHPADAYARSKAAAEAALHQLHEAGAKGPDEIVPPEIVILRPPLVYGPGVGANMARLVAAVDRGWPLPFATLANRFSLIGLTNLCDAITAALSAPGAANRTMLVADKHPVSPPALIRAVACALQRPCRLWPCPSGVLRLAAVVAGRSAAMAGLTGSFVLDTAAAQEHLAWTAERSLDEELTDLAAWWRAGRPQA
- a CDS encoding glycosyltransferase family 4 protein, translating into MTAAAQMIAAATVGIVVWAGCGLAHAMLVRWQVLDRPGQRSSHTRPTPRGGGWAVLAGLLPAWLWVAMTSDSIVFAGLGWLLLAAVFVALVSWRDDLRDVPVGLRLAAQVVAVAVGVWTLSPAPVFQGLLPPLPDAIAAGLVWLWFVNLYNFMDGIDAITAVETMAIGLGVAALALAVAVAGESMSLRLPEDAAVLAGPGLILAAAAGGFVLWNWPPARLFIGDVGSVPLGLLVGWLLLSLAQSGAWPAALLLPAYYLADSGVTLLRRLLRGEAVWRAHRSHFYQQAVIRSWSHGRTVGLITLCNGALVALAIVSLRAPWLALAGGAIVVVATLLVLRGHPSQA